TTCTGGGATTATTGTTAAAATAATGGCCACGGTAAGTTTTAATGAGAAGAATTTTTTTGTCCAATTAAGACCATTCAGTAAGCTAGTCATTAAGATAAGTCATCTGATAGTATATCTAATCCTGCTTGTGCGCAGATTCCATCTAATTCCGGAGTTGCTCCGCTTATGCCTATTGAGCCAATATGTTGACCATCTTTTGTCATTATTGGTAAACCTCCTTCAAGCAATACTATATTTGGAACGCTAAGATATGGCTTATTAATCATAGTCTCATTACGCGCGGCAAGGTCTTTTGTGGAAATAGGCATACTTGCTGAGGTAGAAGCTTTTAGTTGTGCCATTCTGATGCTGATAAAGGCATTACCATCCATGCGTCTATAGTATTTTAAATTTCCATGATTATCCATGATGGCGACGACAATTTTTAGATTCTTTTCTATTGCTTTAGCTTCAGCGGCATCAGCCATTTTTTTTGCCATATTCAGTGAAAGTGCTTTATCCGTTATTGTCATTAACTTCCTCGTTGGTAATTTTATCTGGTTATT
The DNA window shown above is from Candidatus Babeliales bacterium and carries:
- a CDS encoding heme-binding protein, translated to NNQIKLPTRKLMTITDKALSLNMAKKMADAAEAKAIEKNLKIVVAIMDNHGNLKYYRRMDGNAFISIRMAQLKASTSASMPISTKDLAARNETMINKPYLSVPNIVLLEGGLPIMTKDGQHIGSIGISGATPELDGICAQAGLDILSDDLS